The following coding sequences are from one Bacteroidales bacterium window:
- a CDS encoding DUF3109 family protein yields the protein MFVEHVIVPDELSKIHFHCQYELCHGRCCVEGDAGAPLEFEEIRDLEKNAHLILSNVEEDAREVLEKNGFFDFDLEGKPCTPLKSNNECVFMAWENGIARCILEKLYECGLFSWKKPISCHLYPIRVKNEGIFERLELHRWSICYSAFQVSNVSENRLIFFLSEALIRKYGMNWYRRLLILSGFDPDLFLNRTNNKDYKKCF from the coding sequence ATGTTTGTTGAACATGTTATTGTTCCAGATGAACTGAGTAAAATTCACTTTCATTGTCAGTATGAGTTATGTCATGGTCGTTGCTGTGTCGAAGGGGATGCAGGAGCTCCTCTCGAATTTGAAGAGATTAGAGATTTAGAAAAAAATGCTCATCTCATATTATCTAACGTAGAGGAAGATGCTCGGGAAGTACTAGAAAAAAACGGTTTTTTTGACTTCGACTTAGAAGGAAAACCGTGCACACCTCTTAAAAGTAACAATGAATGTGTTTTCATGGCTTGGGAAAATGGTATTGCACGTTGCATCCTTGAAAAACTCTATGAGTGTGGCTTATTTTCGTGGAAGAAACCCATATCGTGTCATCTTTATCCAATTCGAGTGAAAAATGAAGGTATATTTGAACGATTAGAGTTACACCGCTGGTCTATTTGTTACAGTGCTTTTCAAGTTTCTAACGTTTCAGAAAATAGATTGATTTTTTTTCTCAGCGAGGCACTCATTAGAAAATATGGCATGAATTGGTATCGAAGGTTGTTGATTTTAAGTGGATTCGATCCTGACTTGTTTTTAAATAGAACCAATAACAAGGATTACAAAAAATGTTTCTAG
- a CDS encoding lamin tail domain-containing protein — MKNPLWWMLLILIFFKSFGQFYEDFSDGNFTTNPTWQGDVSKYKISSSTAIPSNMRPALQSDNTVADTTYLSSQYNLQLVDSVEWEFWIKLSFNPSSSNYARVYLLSNNLNLTSNLQGYFISVGYQGVDRIHLVRQDGNTFAVLLVGTVANLNKSTNALRIKVKWYDDGTWRVYSDTLGGDNYVMEGLAMDLSYTQGMALGVYNCYTSSNATKFYFDEFYAGPVRVDTIPPQVTSVKVLNPIYVQLTFSEPINSYEALDPSHYIIDQGIGEPWLVEKDLQNPLVYYLTFSNPMQERTIYYLTVNQISDLSGNYLTSSTHPCVYYVPRSYDVVINEIMADPTPSVTLPEYEYIELFNTTDIPISLDGFKLVIGTSVKNIGNVVIPPQGYLILCDEDGLSLLSLYGQAYGFSSFSVTNTGTTISLLEPSGSLITTVSFTDQWYGSSLKANGGWSLEQIDPYNPCGGAANWKASEDFRGGTPGQVNSVKANNPDNISPYLMRVTLENDSLICIWFSESMDSLALLNPASYSFSHQLSLNGIPDPVFPEYKKVYLSLNRPIGNDTIYEVTVDFLLSDCAGNQIDSLKRKANFAKPKPILPGDLIINEILSNPTEATEDFIEIYNKSNKIVDLKHVTLATLDDSAHLTSQYYICPDGYLMLPGQYLVFTKKRKALIGYYYTPYPDWVIEVSSMPSYNNDHGTVVLAFDYGQIIDQVTYDVSMHDPRLVETDGVSLERISPYLASDEPSNWHSAASTVGYATPTYKNSQHFEQLGDEDEFWLSNTSFSPDNDGFEDILAIFFKPSRPGLFATLNIYNSSGYLVRNLFSQKSIGSEETFLWDGKNDDNQSVPVGYYIIHFRVFDQNGYTKQYKKVVAVVTKFSK, encoded by the coding sequence ATGAAAAATCCTCTTTGGTGGATGCTTTTGATATTAATTTTCTTCAAATCTTTCGGGCAATTTTACGAAGATTTTAGCGACGGAAATTTTACGACAAACCCGACTTGGCAAGGAGACGTATCAAAATATAAAATCTCATCTTCTACGGCTATTCCTTCCAACATGCGACCCGCCTTGCAATCCGATAACACTGTTGCTGATACCACTTATTTATCAAGTCAATACAACCTACAACTGGTGGATAGTGTGGAATGGGAATTTTGGATTAAACTAAGTTTTAATCCATCGTCGTCCAATTATGCGAGGGTTTACTTGTTGTCGAATAATTTGAATTTGACTTCAAATCTTCAAGGATATTTTATTTCTGTAGGTTATCAAGGTGTGGATAGAATACATCTTGTTAGGCAAGACGGAAATACTTTTGCTGTACTTCTAGTAGGAACGGTTGCTAATTTAAATAAAAGTACGAATGCACTGCGAATTAAGGTCAAATGGTATGATGATGGTACGTGGAGAGTTTATTCAGATACCTTAGGAGGAGACAATTATGTCATGGAAGGGTTAGCGATGGATTTGTCTTACACTCAAGGTATGGCTTTGGGTGTTTACAATTGTTATACTTCTTCTAATGCCACTAAATTTTACTTTGATGAATTTTATGCTGGTCCAGTTCGAGTAGATACCATTCCACCTCAAGTAACTTCTGTTAAGGTACTGAACCCTATTTATGTTCAGTTAACTTTTAGCGAACCCATTAATTCATATGAGGCTTTAGACCCTTCTCATTATATCATTGATCAAGGTATTGGAGAACCTTGGCTAGTTGAGAAAGACTTACAAAATCCTTTGGTATATTACCTTACTTTTTCCAATCCTATGCAAGAAAGAACCATTTATTATTTAACGGTAAACCAAATTTCGGACTTATCCGGAAACTATCTTACGTCATCCACTCATCCATGTGTTTATTATGTTCCCCGTTCTTATGATGTTGTCATAAATGAAATTATGGCTGATCCAACGCCTTCCGTAACTTTACCTGAGTATGAATATATCGAACTTTTCAATACCACAGACATTCCCATCTCTTTAGATGGCTTTAAACTTGTTATTGGAACATCTGTAAAAAACATAGGTAATGTTGTAATTCCTCCTCAAGGTTATCTTATTTTATGTGATGAGGATGGATTAAGTCTTCTTTCCCTTTATGGTCAGGCATACGGTTTTTCGTCATTTTCAGTGACTAATACAGGAACTACCATAAGTTTGTTAGAACCATCCGGTTCATTGATTACCACGGTTAGTTTTACTGACCAATGGTATGGAAGCAGTTTAAAGGCAAATGGGGGCTGGTCATTAGAACAAATAGATCCATACAATCCCTGTGGTGGAGCAGCTAACTGGAAGGCATCTGAAGATTTTCGTGGTGGAACACCTGGTCAGGTAAACAGTGTGAAAGCCAATAACCCGGATAATATTTCGCCGTATCTTATGCGGGTAACACTTGAAAACGATAGTCTTATTTGTATCTGGTTCTCCGAAAGTATGGATAGCCTTGCTTTACTCAATCCGGCAAGTTATTCTTTTTCTCATCAATTAAGCCTGAATGGTATTCCAGACCCTGTATTTCCTGAATACAAGAAAGTTTATCTGTCCCTCAATCGCCCTATTGGAAATGATACCATTTACGAAGTAACAGTGGATTTTTTATTATCGGACTGTGCTGGAAATCAAATCGATTCTCTTAAAAGAAAGGCTAATTTTGCTAAACCTAAACCTATTTTACCTGGAGATCTTATAATCAATGAAATACTTTCTAATCCAACTGAAGCCACAGAAGATTTTATAGAAATTTACAACAAAAGCAACAAAATAGTTGATTTGAAACATGTTACATTAGCCACACTTGATGACTCTGCTCATCTTACCTCGCAATATTATATTTGTCCCGATGGTTACCTTATGCTTCCAGGGCAATACCTAGTTTTTACTAAAAAAAGAAAAGCTTTAATTGGTTATTATTATACTCCATATCCAGATTGGGTTATCGAGGTTTCATCCATGCCAAGTTATAATAACGACCATGGGACCGTGGTACTTGCGTTTGATTACGGTCAAATCATTGATCAAGTTACTTATGATGTATCCATGCATGATCCTCGTCTCGTTGAAACTGATGGAGTTTCTTTGGAGCGAATTTCTCCATATTTAGCTTCAGATGAACCATCTAACTGGCACAGCGCTGCCTCTACGGTAGGTTACGCTACCCCAACATACAAAAATAGCCAACATTTCGAGCAATTAGGTGATGAAGATGAATTTTGGCTTTCCAACACATCTTTTAGTCCAGATAATGACGGGTTTGAGGATATTTTAGCTATTTTTTTCAAACCTTCACGACCTGGGTTGTTTGCAACGTTGAATATTTATAATTCATCAGGATATCTCGTAAGAAACCTTTTTTCTCAAAAAAGTATAGGATCTGAGGAAACTTTCCTTTGGGATGGCAAAAATGACGACAATCAAAGCGTTCCCGTAGGATATTACATCATCCATTTTCGAGTTTTCGATCAAAATGGTTACACAAAACAATACAAAAAAGTTGTGGCTGTAGTAACGAAATTTTCGAAATAA
- a CDS encoding sigma-54 dependent transcriptional regulator translates to MPIILVIDDELPIRQALKEILTYENYEVEEAADGVSALQKIEQQTFDVILCDIKMPGMDGIELLTKIQELTDSPVIMISGHGTIETAVEAIKKGAYDYIPKPPDLNRLLVSIRNALDKQKLIQENQRLKKKVGQIHTIVGQSKAIVHVKELIHRVAETDARVLILGESGTGKELVARAIHELSHRSAGPFIEVNCAAIPSELIESQLFGHEKGAFTSAIKQRKGDFELANGGTLFLDEIGDMSLSAQAKVLRALQENKIMRVGGEKEIPVDVRVIAATNKNLEVEIKEERFREDLYHRLAVIIIEVPPLRERKEDIPLLIEHFSKEISNLYGKKEKKFSSEAIAKLQSFDWPGNIRELRNVVERLLILGGQTITEKDVESYAYPHFGKKISK, encoded by the coding sequence ATGCCTATCATCCTTGTGATTGATGATGAATTACCCATTAGGCAAGCATTAAAAGAAATTTTAACCTATGAAAATTACGAAGTTGAAGAAGCTGCCGATGGGGTTTCCGCTTTGCAAAAGATTGAGCAACAAACATTTGATGTCATCTTGTGCGACATCAAAATGCCTGGAATGGACGGAATAGAACTTTTAACTAAAATTCAGGAACTAACTGATTCACCTGTCATCATGATTTCAGGGCATGGAACTATTGAAACAGCTGTAGAAGCTATTAAAAAAGGAGCCTACGACTACATTCCTAAGCCACCAGACTTAAATAGATTATTAGTTAGCATCAGAAATGCTCTCGATAAACAAAAACTCATTCAAGAAAATCAACGACTAAAGAAAAAAGTTGGACAAATTCATACGATAGTTGGTCAATCTAAAGCTATCGTTCATGTTAAGGAACTCATTCATCGTGTCGCTGAAACAGATGCACGTGTATTGATTTTAGGAGAAAGCGGAACAGGAAAGGAGTTGGTAGCTCGAGCTATTCATGAATTAAGCCATCGATCAGCAGGGCCTTTTATAGAAGTTAACTGTGCTGCTATTCCGAGTGAACTCATCGAAAGTCAATTGTTTGGTCACGAAAAAGGGGCTTTCACTTCAGCTATCAAGCAAAGAAAAGGCGATTTTGAATTGGCAAACGGCGGAACATTGTTTTTAGATGAAATTGGCGATATGAGCCTTTCAGCCCAAGCTAAAGTACTTCGTGCTCTTCAAGAAAATAAAATCATGCGTGTCGGTGGAGAAAAAGAAATTCCTGTGGACGTCCGTGTCATCGCTGCTACCAATAAAAATTTGGAAGTGGAAATTAAGGAAGAAAGATTCAGAGAAGATCTCTATCATAGGCTCGCAGTTATTATTATCGAAGTACCCCCACTCCGTGAAAGAAAAGAAGATATTCCCCTCCTTATTGAACATTTTTCAAAAGAAATATCAAATCTATATGGTAAAAAAGAAAAAAAGTTCAGTTCCGAAGCCATTGCAAAACTTCAATCCTTTGATTGGCCAGGCAATATTAGAGAACTAAGAAATGTCGTTGAACGACTTTTGATTCTAGGGGGACAAACCATAACAGAAAAAGATGTTGAATCGTACGCTTACCCCCACTTTGGCAAAAAAATTAGCAAATAA
- a CDS encoding RidA family protein yields MNSKEVIYAENAPKPVGPYSQAVKAGNFLFISGQIPIDPKTGKVVEKDIVVQTHQVLKNIEAILQEAGLTFKDIVKTTVLLSNMEDFSRVNQIYAEYFSEPFPARAAYQVARLPLDVLIEIECIAYRQENNNL; encoded by the coding sequence ATGAACAGTAAAGAAGTTATTTATGCTGAAAATGCCCCGAAACCTGTGGGTCCATATAGTCAGGCTGTAAAAGCAGGAAATTTTCTGTTCATATCTGGCCAAATTCCTATTGATCCAAAAACAGGTAAGGTGGTTGAAAAAGATATTGTTGTCCAAACTCATCAAGTTTTGAAAAATATAGAAGCCATTCTTCAAGAAGCTGGTCTCACTTTTAAGGATATCGTAAAAACTACTGTGCTATTATCAAATATGGAAGATTTTTCTAGAGTTAATCAAATTTATGCAGAATATTTTTCTGAACCTTTTCCTGCTCGAGCTGCTTATCAGGTAGCAAGACTACCACTTGATGTTTTGATTGAAATTGAATGCATTGCTTACAGACAAGAAAACAATAATCTATGA
- the lgt gene encoding prolipoprotein diacylglyceryl transferase — translation MNFFYVVWDVDPVFLHLGPLQIRYYGLLFALGFVFGYFLLKYMFKKENAPLQEIDKMSLYVILGAVIGARLGHVFFYEPEYYLSNPHKILAIWEGGLASHGGGIGLAIGLYLYGRRSWNKSELYIMDRIAVLTPLAGSLIRLGNLFNSEIYGHETSLPWGFIFVRDGVSTPHHPTQIYEALGYLIIFFILWIIYQRKNGIIPRGYLMGWTLVLIFVLRFMVEFVKNVQVEWEVQLVQTIGLNMGQLLSIPFVLIGAFYILHSKKLGLPPMPKNSLKK, via the coding sequence ATGAACTTTTTTTATGTAGTTTGGGATGTTGATCCCGTTTTTCTTCATTTGGGGCCCCTACAGATAAGATACTATGGATTACTTTTTGCGCTTGGTTTTGTCTTTGGCTATTTTCTTTTAAAGTACATGTTCAAGAAAGAAAATGCCCCCTTGCAAGAAATTGACAAAATGTCTTTGTACGTTATACTCGGAGCTGTGATTGGTGCAAGGCTTGGGCATGTCTTTTTTTATGAGCCTGAATATTACTTATCTAACCCACATAAGATACTTGCTATATGGGAAGGAGGACTTGCTAGTCATGGTGGTGGTATTGGACTTGCTATCGGGCTTTATCTCTATGGAAGACGTTCTTGGAATAAATCCGAATTATATATCATGGACAGGATTGCTGTCCTAACCCCTCTTGCTGGAAGTCTTATCCGACTGGGTAATCTCTTTAACAGTGAAATTTATGGTCATGAAACTTCATTACCATGGGGCTTTATTTTTGTCAGAGACGGAGTATCGACTCCCCATCACCCCACCCAAATTTATGAAGCTCTCGGATATTTAATTATTTTCTTCATACTTTGGATCATATATCAAAGAAAAAATGGCATAATCCCGCGTGGTTATCTAATGGGATGGACTTTAGTATTGATTTTCGTTCTGCGTTTTATGGTAGAATTTGTAAAAAATGTGCAAGTTGAATGGGAAGTTCAGCTTGTCCAAACCATTGGTCTTAATATGGGCCAGTTGCTCAGCATTCCATTTGTACTTATTGGAGCTTTTTATATACTGCATTCAAAAAAATTGGGTTTACCACCAATGCCTAAAAACTCATTAAAAAAATAA